One window of the Cotesia glomerata isolate CgM1 linkage group LG10, MPM_Cglom_v2.3, whole genome shotgun sequence genome contains the following:
- the LOC123272494 gene encoding uncharacterized protein LOC123272494 — MDNMETTTGGGETAGEEEEDVSFHLGELFNSYEELECKLEKFSKRSLVHYWRRDSRTVSGAHMKTARHISEKLRYYSVKYACIYGGQKFLPRGAGRRQSQSIRTNCPAHIMLRASKDGNKLEVTSVNNDHNHEISEELFKKLPQERKLCGEMKQEVQELMQLHIDRKRLKEYVRLRTNKILRSKDLFNIAAANKQKKTITPERAYELFERIRDLEDLQNRNSSGKVFSESDDDTSPSAKRIKKEPQSPWGQDELSSELAEASEGNDGEDSYTQLSQEEVVDDMDTTEDQLLSTNTDGDLISANGEIVGELVMQDDPSVIIESIVNTDEYGDERNFGSYRDDDHHLKHQVDDHTDTEVLSIDPIGADAEIDKLSKTPSNSPVPGQTIESLSADIDDHSPELNQNHSHSHHINQDSHRIWIMKESPTHQTDNFVDDDDDDDDGGIKTSAVEAAECRPVTTTINGEENSDVNEVVFAEEASHQLLLEQLAVLRAEKNKLHHETEMLKLKKNKLKLQIDCFTSELSKQEMEKEKLRLEITLLKSKVDGDGVSLLFVP, encoded by the exons aTGGATAATATGGAGACAACTACAGGAGGAGGAGAGACAGCTggtgaagaagaagaagatgtATCATTCCATTTAGGagaattatttaatagttatGAAGAGCTGGAGTGCaagttagaaaaattttccaagCGTAGCTTAGTCCATTATTGGAGACGAGACAGCAGAACTGTCAGCGGGGCTCACATGAAAACTGCAAGGCATATTAGCGAGAAACTTAGATATTATTCGGTCAAGTATGCTTGTATTTATGGTGGCCAGAAATTTCTACCACGTGGTGCTGGTAGAAGACAGTCACA atcaaTCAGAACAAATTGTCCTGCGCACATCATGTTAAGAGCATCGAAAGACGGGAATAAATTAGAAGTCACTAGCGTAAATAATGACCATAATCATGAAATATCTGAG gaattattcaaaaaattaccaCAAGAAAGAAAATTATGCGGTGAAATGAAACAAGAAGTCCAGGAACTTATGCAGTTACACATTGACCGTAAAAGATTAAAAGAGTATGTTCGTTTACGTACAAACAAAATACTTAGAtctaaagatttatttaacattgccGCCGCAAATAAACAAAAGAAGACAATAACTCCTGAGCGAGCGTACGAGTTGTTTGAGCGGATTCGTGATTTAGAAGATTTACAAAACCGCAATTCTAGCGGTAAAGTATTTTCTGAATCTGATGATGACACTTCACCGAGTGCCAAGCGTATTAAAAAGGAACCTCAATCACCTTGGGGGCAAGat gAATTATCATCAGAATTAGCTGAAGCAAGTGAAGGTAATGACGGGGAAGATTCTTACACTCAATTATCGCAAGAAGAAGTTGTTGACGACATGGATACAACGGAAGATCAATTATTAAGTACGAATACCGACGGCGATTTAATTTCAGCGAACGGTGAAATCGTAGGCGAGTTGGTAATGCAAGATGACCCGTCAGTTATTATTGAGTCAATAGTTAACACAGACGAGTATGGCGACGAGCGTAACTTTGGAAGTTACCGCGATGACGATCATCACTTGAAGCATCAGGTTGACGACCACACTGATACCGAAGTGTTGTCAATTGATCCCATTGGAGCAGACGCTGAAATAGATAAGCTCTCGAAGACCCCGTCTAATTCACCTGTGCCTGGACAAACGATAGAATCGCTGTCGGCGGATATTGATGATCATTCACCCGAGTTAAATCAAAATCACTCGCACTCTCATCATATTAATCAAGACTCTCATAGAATTTGGATTATGAAAGAGTCGCCGACTCATCAAACTGATAACTttgttgatgatgatgatgatgatgatgatggtggtATAAAAACGTCTGCTGTAGAAGCTGCTGAATGTAGACCAGTTACCACTACAATTAATGGTGAAGAAAATTCGGATGTTAATGAAGTTGTTTTTGCAGAAGAGGCTAGTCATCAGTTATTATTGGAACAGCTTGCAGTCTTGAgagctgaaaaaaataaattgcatcATGAAACAGAAATGCttaagctgaaaaaaaataaacttaaattacaaattgatTGTTTTACGAGTGAACTCAGTAAGCAGGAAatggaaaaagaaaaattgagattGGAAATAACATTACTTAAGTCTAAAGTCGATGGTGATGGTGTTTCTTTGTTGTTTGTACCTTAA
- the LOC123272479 gene encoding ATP-dependent helicase brm: protein MASPSPSSSPMPPPQAPSPMGPPQAPSPSNPQGSPMGPPQHHPHSPTQGYPGGPPPPPGPGPGPGGPPMSQPPQPPQPPSQQQNYPPHPQQMPPNMGPQGPPGAPPGAQGPGGPMMPGQMGGPPSAGHMGPNQMGPGGPPPLGSGQMFPGPPNMGPGGPNQMGPGGPNQMGPGHIGPGGPPAPHMQGPNNQIPSGPGHIQGPPPSGHINMGPGPGPIPPGPGHMNPSMPGGPQGPMPGGPQGPSMGPGGLMPGAPPNMCPPNQGHGANGHSQMNMTGPGSQMNIGPGGPGVPMNMGGPNASGPGPAGPMGPNSGPGNQMGPGGPMMPGSGPNQMPPGGPASQMGPGGPSPMSANNSGGPGGPGGPPGPLGMGPMPPGALNQPLGPMGPGGPGNSMPPAPGGPPGGSGTGQENLSALQKAIDSMEEKGLQEDPRYSQLLALRARGQGGANDRFTTQQFQQLRVQIMAYRLLARNQPLSQQLALAVQGAAPPPGLNRTNDSTQGPGTLAGPLQIPSVNGPSRPGSQPSQQLQQHQQQQVGNKSNRVTSVVKPAGLDPLVILQERENRVATRIALRMEQLSNLPTNMPEDLRIQAQIELRMLRVLNFQRQLRSEIIACTRKDTTLETAVNVKAYKRTKRQGLREARATEKLEKQQKLEAERKRRQKHQEFLTSVLQHGKDWKEFHRNNVAKMSRLNKAVLNHHANAEREQKKEQERIEKERMRRLMAEDEEGYRKLIDQKKDKRLAFLLSQTDEYISNLTEMVKQHKMEQKRKQVEEQKRKKKKKKLQDGTPVNEDGTPAEDTRVHVYEVSTGRTLTGEDAPMMSQLNAFMESHPGWEVMESDSEEDDDDDEEENVSEQKAKTGDFSAASAADSNSGAGDSVIETKKKLNKAKVEDDEYKTEEQTYYSIAHTVHESVTEQASIMVNGILKEYQIKGLEWLVSLFNNNLNGILADEMGLGKTIQTIALVTHLMEKKKVNGPFLIIVPLSTLSNWVLEFEKWAPSVVVVSYKGSPAGRRAIQSQMRATKFNVLLTTYEYVIKDKSVLAKLQWKYMIIDEGHRMKNHHCKLTQVLNTHYLAPHRLLLTGTPLQNKLPELWALLNFLLPSIFKSCSTFEQWFNAPFATTGEKVELNEEETILIIRRLHKVLRPFLLRRLKKEVESQLPDKVEYIIKCDMSGLQKVLYRHMQSKGVLLTDGSEKGKQGKGGAKALMNTIVQLRKLCNHPFMFQAIEEKYCEHIGVQGSHTVSGPDLYRASGKFELLDRILPKLKATNHRVLLFCQMTQLMTIMEDYLSWRGFKYLRLDGTTKAEDRGDLLKRFNDPGSQYFLFLLSTRAGGLGLNLQAADTVVIFDSDWNPHQDLQAQDRAHRIGQKNEVRVLRLMTVNSVEERILAAARYKLNMDEKVIQAGMFDQKSTGSERQQFLQSILHQDDADDEEENEVPDDETVNQMIARSEGEFETFQKLDLERRREEAKPGPNRKSRLLEENELPDWLVKDDDEVERWTYEEDEERYLGRGSRQRKEVDYTDSLTEKEWLKAIDDDGVEFDDEEEDDKKKKKTRKRRKRGEEDEEPVQKKRRGAGSSSSAGPSVDMKLRKSMKKLLMVVVNYTDSTDGRLLSEPFMRLPSRRELPDYYDVIKKPLTINKLLKKVDEGKYSSVDELEKDFIQLCKNAQIYNEEASPIHEDSIVLESVFTNARQRLEAEGSVSDDGNNSSLGDCDDGSDGDSSVRMKIKLKGRKSESRTGRRKRITKKYVSDDDDDADDN from the exons ATGGCAAGTCCATCGCCTTCGTCATCACCTATGCCACCACCACAAGCTCCAAGTCCAATGGGCCCGCCACAAGCTCCGTCGCCGTCAAACCCACAGGGAAGTCCGATGGGACCTCCGCAACACCATCCTCACAGTCCGACTCAAGGATATCCTGGTGGTCCTCCTCCACCTCCTGGCCCGGGACCTGGACCTGGTGGACCGCCTATGTCGCAACCGCCTCAACCGCCTCAACCGCCGTCTCAGCAGCAAAATTATCCACCACATCCGCAACAAATGCCTCCTAACATGGGACCCCAG gGCCCACCAGGAGCACCTCCAGGAGCACAAGGCCCCGGAGGACCAATGATGCCAGGACAGATGGGAGGACCTCCAAGTGCTGGACATATGGGACCAAATCAAATGGGACCGGGAGGACCACCTCCACTAGGTTCAGGACAGATGTTCCCTGGACCACCGAATATGGGACCTGGAGGTCCTAACCAAATGGGTCCTGGAG gacCAAATCAAATGGGTCCAGGCCATATAGGACCCGGTGGACCTCCAGCCCCGCACATGCAAGGGCCAAACAACCAAATACCGAGTGGACCGGGGCATATACAAGGACCTCCACCATCAGGACACATAAATATGGGCCCAGGACCTGGACCGATACCTCCAGGTCCAGGTCACATGAATCCATCAATGCCTGGCGGTCCTCAGGGTCCTATGCCTGGTGGTCCGCAGGGTCCGTCGATGGGTCCAGGTGGTCTGATGCCAGGCGCTCCTCCCAATATGTGTCCGCCAAATCAAGGTCACGGCGCTAATGGACACTCTCAGATGAATATGACCGGTCCAGGAAGTCAAATGAACATCGGGCCTGGTGGTCCAGGTGTTCCAATGAATATGGGAGGTCCCAATGCTTCTGGACCAGGTCCAGCTGGGCCAATGGGTCCTAATTCTGGACCTGGAAACCAAATGGGACCTGGCGGACCGATGATGCCTGGGTCGGGACCCAATCAGATGCCTCCAGGTGGACCTGCGAGTCAAATGGGACCTGGAGGACCCTCACCGATGAGCGCTAACAATTCTGGAGGCCCAGGTGGACCTGGTGGACCGCCAGGCCCTCTAGGAATGGGTCCGATGCCGCCAGGAGCTCTAAATCAACCACTGGGGCCAATGGGGCCTGGAGGACCAGGTAATTCAATGCCTCCGGCTCCTGGTGGTCCGCCTGGTGGCTCTGGAACTGGACAAGAAAATCTCAGTGCTCTGCAAAAAGCCATCGACTCAATGGAAGAAAAAGGTCTCCAAGAAGACCCTCGGTACTCACAATTACTAGCTCTCCGTGCTCGTGGTCAAGGCGGGGCCAATGATAGGTTCACTACTCAGCAATTCCAACAGCTTCGCGTTCAAATAATGGCTTATCGTTTACTAGCGCGGAATCAGCCGCTGTCTCAGCAACTAGCTCTGGCAGTTCAAGGAGCAGCTCCACCACCTGGCCTAAATCGAACAAATGATTCTACTCAAGGACCTGGTACTCTTGCAGGTCCTCTTCAGATTCCAAGTGTCAATGGGCCATCTCGACCTGGCTCTCAACCGTCTCAACAGTTGCAGCAACACCAACAACAGCAAGTCGGTAATAAAAGTAACCGCGTTACGAGTGTTGTTAAACCAGCTGGATTAGATCCTCTAGTTATTCTTCAGGAGCGTGAAAATCGTGTTGCGACAAGAATTGCCTTACGTATGGAACAGTTGAGCAATTTACCGACAAACATGCCTGAGGATCTTCGTATTCAAGCTCAGATAGAATTACGTATGCTACGCGTACTTAACTTCCAACGTCAACTACGTTCTGAAATAATTGCTTGTACTCGCAAGGATACGACGCTTGAAACTGCTGTTAATGTTAAAGCTTACAAACGTACCAAACGTCAAGGATTACGGGAAGCTCGTGCTActgaaaaattggaaaaacaACAGAAACTTGAAGCAGAACGCAAACGCCGACAGAAACATCAAGAATTTTTGACCTCTGTTTTGCAACATGGCAAAGATTGGAAAGAATTTCATCGTAATAATGTTGCTAAAATGTCACGATTGAACAAAGCTGTGCTGAATCATCACGCTAATGCTGAGCGTGAACAGAAGAAGGAGCAAGAACGTATTGAGAAAGAACGTATGCGTCGTTTGATGGCTGAAGACGAAGAAGGATACCGTAAGCTTATTGATCAGAAAAAAGACAAACGGTTGGCATTCTTGTTGTCGCAAACTGATGAGTATATTAGTAATCTTACTGAAATGGTCAAGCAGCACAAAATGGAGCAGAAACGGAAGCAAGTTGAAGAGCAGAAACgcaagaagaagaagaaaaagttGCAAGATGGTACTCCAGTCAATGAAGATGGTACTCCGGCTGAGGACACGCGTGTTCATGTTTATGAAGTAAGTACTGGACGTACGTTGACTGGTGAAGACGCTCCCATGATGAGTCAATTAAATGCTTTTATGGAGTCTCACCCGGGTTGGGAAGTTATGGAATCTGATAGCGAGGAagacgatgatgatgatgaagaagaAAATGTATCTGAACAAAAAGCCAAAACCGGTGATTTCTCGGCTGCTTCTGCTGCTGATAGTAACAGTGGTGCAGGTGACTCTGTCATtgaaactaagaaaaaattaaataaagccAAAGTGGAGGATGATGAGTATAAAACTGAAGAGCAGACTTATTACAGTATTGCACATACAGTACATGAGAGTGTTACTGAACAAGCCTCAATTATGGTTAATGGTATACTCAAAGAGTATCAGATAAAAGGTCTCGAGTGGTTGGTGTCATTGTTTAACAACAATCTCAATGGTATTTTAGCTGACGAAATGGGTCTCGGTAAGACAATACAAACTATTGCGCTCGTTACTCATCTTATGGAGAAGAAGAAGGTCAATGGACCGTTTTTAATCATCGTTCCATTGTCAACACTATCTAATTGGGTTCTTGAGTTCGAAAAGTGGGCTCCGAGTGTCGTTGTTGTTTCCTACAAAGGCTCGCCGGCGGGACGACGCGCGATACAATCTCAGATGCGAGCCACCAAGTTCAATGTACTGTTGACCACCTATGAATACGTTATCAAGGACAAAAGCGTACTGGCTAAGCTACAGTGGAAGTACATGATCATTGATGAGGGTCACAGAATGAAGAATCATCATTGTAAATTAACACAAGTATTAAATACACATTATTTAGCGCCACATCGGTTATTATTGACCGGTACTCCTTTGCAAAACAAATTACCTGAGCTTTGGGCGCTTCTGAACTTTTTGTTACCTTCAATTTTCAAATCATGTAGTACGTTTGAGCAATGGTTCAATGCACCGTTTGCTACTACCGGAGAAAAAGTGGAGTTGAATGAAGAAGAAACAATTCTTATCATTCGTCGTCTTCATAAAGTACTGCGACCTTTCTTGCTGCGACGTTTGAAAAAAGAAGTCGAATCTCAGTTACCTGACAAAGTTGAGTATATTATCAAGTGTGACATGTCTGGTCTGCAGAAAGTATTGTACAGACATATGCAGAGCAAGGGTGTGCTGTTGACTGATGGTTCAGAGAAAGGAAAACAAGGAAAAGGTGGTGCGAAAGCACTCATGAATACTATTGTACAATTGCGTAAATTATGTAATCATCCGTTCATGTTCCAAgctattgaagaaaaatattgtgaACATATAGGCGTTCAGGGTTCACACACAGTATCAGGTCCAGATTTATATCGAGCATCGGGTAAGTTTGAGTTGTTAGATCGTATATTACCAAAATTAAAGGCAACTAACCATCGAGTATTGCTGTTTTGTCAAATGACTCAGTTGATGACGATAATGGAAGACTATTTAAGCTGGCGTGGCTTTAAGTATTTACGTTTAGACGGTACAACCAAAGCTGAAGATCGTGGTGACTTGTTGAAGAGATTCAACGATCCTGGATCACAATATTTCTTATTCTTACTGTCAACTCGTGCTGGAGGTTTGGGTCTAAATTTACAAGCCGCTGATACTGTAGTTATATTCGATTCTGACTGGAATCCTCACCAAGATTTGCAAGCCCAGGATCGTGCTCATCGTATTGGACAAAAGAATGAAGTAAGAGTACTACGTTTGATGACTGTTAACTCAGTCGAGGAGAGAATATTGGCTGCTGCGCGTTACAAGTTGAATATGGATGAAAAAGTTATTCAGGCTGGTATGTTTGACCAGAAATCAACAGGAAGTGAAAGACAGCAATTCTTGCAGAGTATATTGCATCAAGATGACGCTGATGACGAAGAAGAAAACGAAGTGCCAGATGATGAAACAGTTAATCAGATGATCGCTAGATCTGAGGGTGAGTTTGAGACCTTCCAAAAGTTAGACCTGGAAAGACGGCGTGAAGAAGCTAAACCAGGCCCCAATCGTAAATCAAGGTTGCTGGAAGAAAATGAGTTACCTGACTGGTTGGTTAAAGACGACGATGAAGTCGAACGCTGGACTTACGAGGAAGATGAGGAGCGTTACTTGGGACGTGGGTCTCGACAGCGTAAGGAAGTCGACTATACAGACAGTTTGACGGAGAAAGAGTGGCTGAAAGCCATCGACGATGACGGCGTTGAGTTTGATGACGAGGAGGAAGACgataagaagaagaagaaaactCGCAAGCGACGCAAGAGAGGCGAGGAAGACGAGGAACCGGTCCAGAAAAAACGTCGTGGTGCTGGAAGCAGCAGCAGCGCTGGTCCCTCGGTTGATATGAAATTACGGAAATCTATGAAGAAGCTACTAATGGTTGTTGTTAATTACACCGACAGCACTGATGGTAGATTGCTCAGTGAGCCTTTTATGAGATTGCCGTCGCGCCGAGAATTACCTGACTATTACGATGTCATAAAGAAGCCACTGaccatcaataaattattaaagaaagtTGATGAAGGCAAA taCTCCAGTGTTGATGAACTAGAAAAAGATTTTATTCAACTGTGTAAAAATGCCCAAATTTATAATGAAGAAGCCTCGCCAATCCACGAAGATTCAATAGTCTTGGAATCTGTTTTTACAAACGCACGACAGAGGCTCGAAGCCGAGGGTTCAGTCTCAGACGATG gaaaTAACTCATCTCTAGGCGACTGCGATGATGGATCGGATGGTGACTCGAGTGTAAGGatgaagataaaattaaaaggacGCAAAAGTGAAAGCAGAACGGGTAGACGGAAAAGGATAACTAAAAAGTATGTttctgatgatgatgatgatgctgatgacaattaa
- the LOC123272485 gene encoding FK506-binding protein 15: MSRSNQLPNLEKIFKDDDEQDFNPVGGSNLASIFGTSNKSLDNVTKTPSKKSKNDKTKVQSSPSSTSSKTDVILAKVIHAYKLQNGQYSPLGKLGIALTGNTSTKTYLLILYRHKNEHISVVTLTADFNLSIQENNYVSYYDGNNDNWSILFDSNDSCIEFAREIAVSKYLMRQGKTEESIYFENLTICTEKDTKEAKEGDSINIKCSIITNIIQPLKVSSIPVQNMTVQISSDDNWERSLLGISPGCKRILILSPSKQISLGPGFPRDKEVALDIEVVDIIPEVKPIASPKPPTGKASLISRMAKMGQSILPKVPTSTTTDSEDTEEDVPIKSPRRAKVSDNGVKSSAVPKNLTSDSSQDNIPDGNVKCTVRNSNSTAVSTPHGSLVPAAFTSGWSTPVPQQFISTIDGQLYSIPSSVSQSPVAGSLDPNINVFLSETRTQNAEIRMGMSKISDNVQKLLDKFHALELQNATASPSNDKALETSLKMLLALNLNKNDPKVSEGNNNSTCAELNEARERIRFLEDELKSLKNHSTESFNKLEYFEKEKKELVSEKEEMKNTIKELESKLMEARSELQKAQENIKSTNEQVIKYQRDNIKMEQKIMTLEAEQRSLKSRNLTSDNKAAETKSLMNKMYQTLMTKFTDDSYSNDYIKSTIASTIKAITLQVLREKNDVELRSSNVEYSDPPDSHKIKDLKSSEDSFILPALDTMSDSKDIDTASVLSEPPPIPPMDLDDDWLP; encoded by the exons ATGAGTCGTAGTAATCAGTTACCAAACttggaaaaaatattcaaagatGATGACGAGCAAGATTTCAATCCAGTTGGAgg atCAAACTTAGCGTCAATTTTCGGTACTTCAAATAAATCACTGGACAATGTGACTAAAACTCCATCGAAAAAGTCTAAGAATGATAAAACTAAAGTTCAGTCATCGCCGTCATCAACATCATCAAAGACTGATGTAATTTTAGCAAAAGTTATTCATGCATACAAATT gcAAAATGGACAATATTCACCGTTGGGTAAATTGGGAATTGCACTGACAGGCAATACATCAACAAagacatatttattaattctctACCGTCATAAAAACGAGCATATATCTGTAGTAACTCTGACAGCTGACTTCAATTTATCAATCCAGGAAAATAACTATGTAAGTTATTACGATGGCAATAATGACAACTGGTCGATATTATTTGACAGCAACGATTCGTGCATTGAATTTGCCCGAGAAATTGCTGTGTCCAAGTATTTAATGCGCCAAGGAAAAACAGAAGAGTCGATTTACTTTGAAAATCTTACAATTTGCACCGAAAAAGACACCAAAGAAGCTAAAGAAGGTGACAGCATCAATATAAAGTGTTCAATAATCACCAACATAATTCAGCCGTTGAAGGTGAGCTCGATTCCGGTGCAAAATATGACCGTGCAAATTTCTTCAGATGACAACTGGGAGCGCTCGTTGCTGGGCATCAGCCCCGGATGTAAGAGAATTTTAATTCTATCCCCAAGTAAGCAAATTAGTTTGGGTCCAGGATTTCCTCGCGATAAGGAAGTCGCTTTGGACATTGAAGTTGTTGATATTATTCCGGAAGTTAAACCAATTGCTTCACCTAAACCTCCTACTGGAAAAGCTTCGCTAATTTCTCGGATGGCTAAAATGGGCCAGTCGATTTTGCCAAAGGTTCCAACTTCTACGACCACCGATTCTGAAGATACTGAAGAAGATGTTCCTATCAAGTCTCCTAGGCGAGCGAAGGTTTCTGATAACGGAGTTAAATCTTCGGCAGttcctaaaaatttgactagTGATAGTAGTCAAGATAATATTCCAGATGGTAATGTTAAATGTACTGTAAGAAATAGTAATTCCACGGCGGTGTCTACGCCTCATGGAAGTTTAGTTCCTGCTGCATTTACTTCTGGTTGGTCCACTCCTGTACCA CAACAATTTATATCGACAATCGATGGCCAATTGTATTCAATTCCTTCTTCAGTATCACAATCTCCGGTAGCAGGGTCATTAGATCCgaatataaatgtatttttatcggaAACACGGACACAGAATGCCGAAATACGAATGGGAATGTCAAAAATATCAGATAATgtacaaaaattgttagatAAATTTCACGCTCTTGAGTTGCAGAATGCTACGGCGTCTCCAAGTAATGACAAAGCGCTTGAAACTTCATTAAAGATGTTACTTgcgttaaatttaaataagaatGATCCTAAAGTTAGTGAaggtaataataattctacatGTGCGGAATTAAATGAAGCGAGAGAAAGAATTCGTTTTCTTGAAGATGAATTGAagagtttaaaaaatcattctaCGGagagttttaataaattagagtattttgaaaaagagaaaaaagaattagtttctgagaaagaagaaatgaaGAATACGATTAAAGAGTTGGAGTCAAAGTTAATGGAAGCGCGCAGCGAACTTCAGAAGGcgcaagaaaatattaagagTACTAATGAACAAGTTATTAAGTATCAAAGAGATAATATTAAGAtggaacaaaaaattatgacttTAGAGGCTGAACAAAGGAGTTTGAAAAGTAGAAATTTAACGAGTGACAATAAAGCTGCGGAAACAAAGTCATTGATGAATAAAATGTATCAAACGTTAATGACTAAATTTACAGATGATTCTTATTCGAATGATTATATTAAATCTACTATAGCAAGTACAATCAAG gcAATAACTTTACAagttttaagagaaaaaaatgatgtaGAATTACGTTCAAGCAATGTAGAATATTCTGATCCGCCTGACagtcataaaataaaagactTAAAATCATCTGAAGATAGTTTTATCCTTCCAGCTCTCGATACAATGTCTGATTCAAAAGATATTGAT accGCATCAGTTCTATCGGAACCACCGCCAATCCCTCCAATGGACTTAGATGACGACTGGCTACcttga
- the LOC123272533 gene encoding NADH dehydrogenase [ubiquinone] 1 beta subcomplex subunit 8, mitochondrial, with amino-acid sequence MASLMKIKSLIAPLTTKQTRVIYNVVRTKVMTSWDYMPGPKPKNEEEHKKAAEKYGLHPAEYKLYPDDGMWPVGDYPRLPYEPVSLRDPNYPWDCPDDKRNFEEPIHAEINLINEDRTDYGEKPYIGYRQGPWTFWGFVAVYALLFFIANQYPNFRPVLEKQIPQAGKLHYTFDPAK; translated from the exons GGCATccttgatgaaaataaaaagtttaattgcTCCATTAACAACTAAACAAACTCGAGTAATTTATAATGTCGTCAGAACAA AGGTGATGACCAGTTGGGATTACATGCCAGGACCAAAACCGAAAAATGAAGAAGAGCATAAAAAAGCTGCTGAAAAATACGGTTTGCATCCAGCTGAATACAAATTGTACCCAGATGATGGTATGTGGCCCGTTGGAGATTACCCGCGGTTACCTTATGAACCAGTCAGCCTTCGTGATCCTAACTATCCTTGGGATTGTCCTGACGATAAAAGAAACTTCGAAGAAccg ATTCATGCTGAAATCAATTTAATCAACGAAGACAGAACAGATTACGGTGAAAAGCCATACATTGGATACCGACAAGGTCCATGGACATTTTGGGGATTTGTCGCAGTTTATGCtttgttgttttttattgCGAATCAATATCCTAATTTCAGGCCAGTt ttggAAAAACAAATCCCGCAAGCTGGCAAACTTCATTACACATTTGACCCAgctaaataa
- the LOC123272517 gene encoding inositol monophosphatase 2-like, with the protein MATNQEIEEYFVFAKQLALQAGEILKTALNREKVVKIKGDFRDLVTDDDQAIENLLISNLSKKFPDHKFIAEESYNKDEPLELTDAPTWIIDPIDGTVNFVHGFPQCCISIGLAINKEMTLAIIYNPHFNELYTAKKGQGAFLNDKKITVSKTPKLELALLNIEPGLLKVAPKRDIVLGRIEALSRIADGVRNVGSAVLGLAYVAKGTIDGFQIDHLKPWDVAAGILLVREAGGTVIDTKGGVFNVMKANTIAAGTETLALEMSKLINDTDLQTQRRRLKRSS; encoded by the exons ATGGCAACTAATCAAGAAATTGAAGAATACTTTGTATTCGCTAAACAACTTGCACTACAAGCAGGCGAg attttgaaaactgcTTTGAACCGTGAAAAAGTTGTTAAAATCAAAGGAGATTTTCGGGACCTTGTTACTGATGATGACCAAGctattgaaaatttgttaatatcaAATTTGAGCAAAAAATTTCCTGATCACAA GTTTATTGCTGAAGAATCATACAACAAAGATGAACCATTAGAATTAACCGACGCACCTACATGGATTATTGATCCAATCGATGGCACAGTTAATTTTGTTCACGGGTTTCCACAATGCTGCATATCAATCGGCCTAgcaattaataaagaaatgacACTTGCTATTATTTACAACCCTCATTTCAATGAATTATACACGGCAAAAAAAGGCCAAGGTGCGTttttaaatgacaaaaaaattacagtctCCAAAACACCTAAATTGGAACTTGCACTGTTGAATATCGAGCCCGGTCTATTAAAAGTAGCGCCTAAGCGCGATATTGTATTAGGAAGAATAGAAGCATTGTCACGAATAGCTGATGG agTAAGAAATGTTGGGTCAGCAGTATTGGGACTAGCATACGTCGCAAAAGGTACAATTGACGGATTTCAAATAGATCATTTGAAACCTTGGGATGTTGCGGCTGGAATTCTGCTGGTTAGAGAAGCCGGTGGTACTGTTATAGATACCAAag gaGGAGTTTTCAATGTCATGAAAGCAAATACGATAGCAGCGGGGACAGAAACTCTTGCGTTAGAAATGTCGAAGCTAATAAATGATACTGATCTTCAGACACAGCGTAGACGACTCAAGAGATCGAGTTGA